In a single window of the Xiphophorus couchianus chromosome 10, X_couchianus-1.0, whole genome shotgun sequence genome:
- the rbp4 gene encoding retinol-binding protein 4, with product MLKSGLHARQSLLYAPSMLRFVVALCLLALSWAQDCQVENFQVKQDFDKTRYAGTWYAVGKKDPEGLFLLDNVVAQFNIEEDGSMTATAKGRVIILNNWEMCAHMFATFEESPNPAKFRMRYWGAASYLQTGNDEHWVIDTDYDNYALHYSCRLLNEDGTCLDSYSFVFSRHPAGLRPEDQALITQKKTDLCLLGKYRRVTHNGFCENSGNAEPPQ from the exons ATGTTGAAGAGTGGACTTCATGCGAGACAGTCACTTCTTTATGCACCAAG CATGCTGAGGTTCGTCGTGGCTCTTTGCCTCCTGGCGCTGTCCTGGGCGCAGGATTGCCAGGTGGAGAATTTCCAGGTCAAGCAGGACTTTGACAAAACCAGG TATGCAGGGACCTGGTATGCTGTAGGAAAAAAGGACCCTGAGGGTTTGTTCTTACTCGACAATGTTGTAGCCCAGTTTAACATTGAGGAAGATGGCTCAATGACCGCTACTGCGAAGGGCAGAGTCATCATCCTGAA CAACTGGGAAATGTGTGCCCACATGTTTGCTACCTTCGAGGAATCCCCGAACCCTGCCAAGTTCAGAATGAGATACTGGGGAGCCGCTTCGTACCTGCAGACAGGAA ATGACGAACACTGGGTTATCGACACCGACTACGACAACTACGCCCTCCACTACTCCTGCAGACTGCTCAACGAGGACGGCACATGCTTGGATAGCTACTCTTTCGTCTTCTCACGCCACCCAGCCGGCCTGAGGCCAGAGGACCAGGCCCTCATCACGCAGAAAAAGACGGACCTGTGTCTTTTGGGCAAATACCGACGCGTAACACACAACG GTTTCTGCGAGAACAGCGGAAATGCAGAGCCACCTCAGTGA
- the cep55l gene encoding centrosomal protein of 55 kDa — protein sequence MASKGAKETLVSKLGFRSNNSGSKAEAELEKVRKENAHLRKKIDEQAKRHIKSPDSDKGKLLERILSLETLRERNNQQLLVKEQELESLRQQLSAKGGEVVASLQAQLEQRRRDAEQRDGVFQSLSQETENLKNKLATVSARCQSLEKQATNEHAPAAELVQMQDQLKDALEKNQQWLVYDQQREVFVQSVVARTMELEQQLEQAKQQQESKAEPSSEASNNTQGKEKESDLKKHYETMLLGVQKDLESQKDQTAKALQELRVQKEQTLKAQAELQRQREQVSRVQEERCVLQRKYEDKCSELSAFLRKYEERGKELDETKIQLQAERLGNRQVVHEERKVSSERTDRVRADLEKVEKRLDEEKKRSADLLQQVNMLQKSLINQNEERRRIAALEQQIQLSAKDSENEKLDRQSMQEQLQKVQKELRKARDQIAKLESAKQLSARFSEPSSYNNLEFERLTINSHGSTSPSKVIGLLDESFLECPKCQAPYATSRHRELLAHIDYCFA from the exons ATGGCATCTAAAGGTGCCAAAGAAACCCTTGTCTCCAAGTTGGGATTCAGATCCAACAATTCTGGCTCAAAGGCAGAGGCAGAGCTGGAGAAGGTCAGGAAGGAGAACGCCCACTTGAGGAAAAAGATTGACGAACAGGCCAAACGGCACATCAAGTCCCCTGACTCGGACAAGGGCAAGCTGCTGGAG AGGATTCTTTCCCTCGAGACGCTCCGCGAGAGGAACAATCAGCAGCTGCTGGTTAAAGAACAGGAACTGGAAAGTCTAAGACAACAGCTGTCAGCTAAAGGAGGAGAG gtGGTCGCTTCGCTGCAGGCCCAACTGGAGCAGCGCAGGAGAGACGCAGAGCAGAGAGATGGGGTGTTCCAGAGCTTGTCACAGGAAACGGAGAATCTGAAAAACAAGCTGGCCACAGTTTCCGCTCGTTGTCAGTCCCTGGAAAAGCAGGCCACG aatgaGCATGCTCCTGCTGCAGAACTGGTACAGATGCAAGATCAACTCAAAGAT GCTCTGGAAAAGAACCAGCAGTGGTTGGTCTATGATCAGCAGCGAGAAGTCTTTGTGCAGTCGGTCGTTGCCAGAACAATGGAGTTGGAGCAGCAACTGGAGCAGGCCAAGCAGCAACAGGAAAGCAAAGCAGAGCCCAGCTCTGAGG CTTCAAACAACACTCAAGGTAAAGAGAAGGAGTCTGACCTGAAAAAGCACTACGAGACGATGCTTTTAGGTGTGCAGAAAGACCTGGAGAGCCAGAAAGATCAGACTGCCAAAGCTCTGCAGGAGTTACGTGTTCAGAAGGAACAG ACCTTGAAAGCTCAGGCCGAGCTGCAGCGGCAGAGGGAACAGGTCAGTCGGGTCCAGGAGGAGCGCTGCGTGCTGCAGAGGAAGTACGAGGACAAGTGCAGCGAGTTGTCAGCCTTTCTGAGGAAATACGAAGAGAGGGGCAAGGAGCTGGATGAAACCAAGATACAGCTGCAGGCGGAACGCCTTGGCAACAG ACAAGTGGTGCACGAGGAAAGAAAGGTATCATCCGAAAGGACAGACAGGGTGAGAGCCGACCTGGAGAAGGTGGAGAAACGACTGgatgaggagaagaagagatCTGCTGACCTTCTGCAGCAG GTAAATATGCTGCAGAAGTCTCTCATCAACCAAAATGAAGAACGAAGGAGAATTGCTGCTCTGGAACAACAG ATCCAGCTCTCTGCCAAGGACTCTGAGAATGAAAAACTTGATCGTCAGAGCATGCAGGAGCAATTACAGAAAGTGCAGAAAGAGCTTCGCAAAGCTCGTGATCAGATTGCCAAGCTGGAGTCTGCT AAGCAGCTGAGTGCCCGCTTTTCAGAGCCCAGCTCCTATAATAATCTGGAGTTTGAGCGCCTTACTATTAACTCTCATGGCTCCACATCTCCATCTAAAGTCATCGGCCTCCTGGATGAGAGTTTCCTGGAGTGTCCAAAGTGTCAGGCTCCTTATGCAACCAGTCGCCACAGAGAACTCCTGGCCCACATTGACTACTGCTTTGCTTGA